The genomic stretch CCCGGGTCGTTTCCTGCCGCTAGGCATTGTTTCGCAAGTTGGGAATATTGGGGTCATTGACAGATTAGGAATCATTCTAATTATGCAAAACCCAATctaaaaacatttgaaaaaaaactccgTGAACAATATCCAGGATATCAAATTTATTACTAATCAGCAGAATCACGCCTCGTTTATTCGATTAAACATGAGTTTTTTGTTTCGGAGGGCGTTGCTTGGCTAGTTTCAATGGATCCAACATATCAACAACTTGTAATCCCAATCCATGCGAAATATTGCGAAATTCTTTGTTACTTTTTGCGGTGCGTTCGTCAACCTAGTGATCATCTGGTACGTTCTCGAACAAGGCGGAACGCCGTGTtaccaaaatattttccatacgAGCCAAAGAGCGAAGGAATATAAGGCGAGACGAACCATCGAATGGACGATGTAAAAGCTGTAATAAATGCGgaatgaaaatcatatttcagGGTATATTTTTGCTTCCGTCGAAATGATCTGCAATCAACGATGATTCGTTGACCGCGATTAATATATCATCAAGGCGGTGACTCGGCACTAATTTTTACTTACTAAATGTATCGTCGTTTCGCTTTGTCTTCATTTCCAGGAGGATCGTTTGCTACATACTTTTTGAGACCGCcaactatacgtatacaatatttCTCCCAGTCGACTTCTTGCATACTGAAAGGAAATTCCTTCTTGTCCGTAGGCCCAATTCGTTGCCAAAGGCTCCGAACTCGATGAGTTTCGAAGTCCCATTCCTTCGTCAGAAAATATCCTATGGTGATCCACGCATTCCCTAACATAGTCGCAAGCTTTTGCATCCTGAAATAATGAACGATCCTTCAGGCCACGAGTGCGGCTCGAACTAAATAAATCGAAACTACATGCAATTACGTTTACTAGGCAAAGACGATACTGGTATCGTTGTTTCAAGCTTACCGCGGCTGTTTTCCTAACAATCTTGCGACGCCGTCAATTACGAACGCCGGCACAGTatgcagaaaaaattgtaatagaCTCAAAACAAATCTTGACGTTGTTATGACCATGAAAGGATAGTAGATCAATTGCACTGATGGGTTTTCATGATGATAACGCATGCAATCCCCTATGCACTGGCCGCAAGTGATGGGTTTCTCATTTCCGCCGACATAATTGTAGACAGGAATATTCTCATGGTGCCTGAAAGCAAACGAGTCAAATGTACGTCACCGGATATTTACTAATCCGAAAATTACACAATAACTTTTGAAGCATGCGATAcctttatttgtttaattttccatttctggTGGTTTGTGAAAAGTGTATGTTCCATAATGCAAATGCATTTATATTTGGATTTTCTATGTATAAAAGGCGGTATGAATCGGCATTCGAAGACGTTACCTTTTTTTAGTGACGGCTGTTTCCCACGCGGAAGAAATTAAAGCGTTGCAGACATAATCCACTGGAACTAGGTCCATTTTCGCATCAGAATCATAGAAACCGATGTGATTTAAGCCAAGACCAGATGCACATGTAATCGCTGGAAACCCAGCAATGCCAGAAATCCAACCCGGCATTGGCTCCTCGTATGAATTAATCACtaggaaaaattattgtccTCTTTCAACAAGCAATGAttgtaacaacaacaattggaaaagaaaaatgtaaccTTCGTTTGATCTCAGTTACAACCCATTCTTGGATTTATGCAAGAGTCGAGTGGAATTTCGGATGCAATGTTCACTTTAGTCATGGTAAGAATAATCATAGAATAAGAATATCACCGATCGATGGTCTGAAAACTGCGAACGGCAATTCTCCAGCGAATTCGGCGACGACACCTTCGCCGATAGCCTTGGTAAAGGTGTAAGTGTTCGGCCATCCTTTCAATACTCTGCAATTGAACACTTTGATCACCATCCTTAGTCACGCACTCCCACGACAAGCCCGCTTGAAAAACCTACGATTTCGTAAAGGATTCCATGTCGCCTTCCGACATCTCGGTGTTCTTCAAGCTTTCGCAGAGGTCGTTCGCCTCCCTGTAGCTCAATGGCGGAACGTACAACTTTTCGTCGATGCTACTGAGAACGCAGTTGCTGAAAGCAGTTGACAGGTGGACGCCGACCTGGAACAGAACAGGGTTAAGGTGATCGCGAGCTGAAACGTTCGGCAGCTGGAAGTGACGGAGACGCCGTGAATCGCGAGGCGAAGTTATAATTCACAGCTGGTGCATCGGCCCCGCTACAAGACGCTGGAAAAATCCTCTCACCGCCAGGTTCTTGCACGCTTTGGCAATGTCCAGCACGTATTTAACGCCGTTGACGTTCAAGGGAATCGCTTTGTCCAGTCTTTCGGTAAAACGCACCGTGGCAGCTGCGTGGAAGATGACGGATACCTGAAAAGAGTTCGGCGCTTTTTAGGGGGCGACAAGTGGATACGAAGAGTCAACGTGCACCCTGCGAACCTCGTCGACGATGCGCTCGCGATCCTCTGCCGATAATCCCAGTCCTTCGGAGGCTACGTCACCGGCAACTGGAACCAACTTCTTCGAAAAGTCCGGAGAGCTGGTCCGCAAAACGTCGAACACCTGCAGCGAAATACATGCGCGATTTATCGCCAGCTCAGACATTGCAAGAAATTTGGCAAATCTCACCGGTTCGAGAAGCAGAGAATCCATTCGCTCTTGTGTagtttttcctttctttccgCGGATCAGAAGGTAGACGGTTCCGATTTCTTCACAGCTTCGTAGTAACTTTTCCACCAGTGCCTTACCCAAGAAACCGGTTCCACCTGGCAATTGTTAGTAAATGTGAGTCTCTTCGTCAATTGAACGTGGGCCACAATTCAAAAAAACAATCTCATTGGTATAATTCAAACAAATGTTTGTCCCTCGAGAAGgacattattatttttattttgttatttgaaCGGCACCAACCGGTGATGAAGATGTTTCGACCTGCGTAAAACTGTCGTATTTCTGACATGTTTCTTCTATTGCGGTACCGGAGTAACTCTTTGCGTCGTCGCTAACTTCGCGTTACTTATGGATGAGATACCACGTGCACGAATGTAAATTTATTAACTATCTCACACACATTTTGTACAATGTGCAAACGAATGCGAATTAAAAATGACAACGTCGTAGCTTCCTGGGTAGAGTCATTGTTTCACAATAGGACCGGAAGATAAAAGTAATTTCCGCTTGAAAACTTTAACTAATTCCTACAACGTCACCGGTGTGGGAACAAGGTGAATCGTGAGACGACACTTTTGCAGGTCAGGCAGAAAATTTGTGGTAGATGAAGATTATTTTTGAACTCCACTTCAAGAATACGcttattaaattgaaacacCATATCAGTCAATTATTCCAATTCTTGTATAAGATTGATCTCTGCGAAGGGATCATAAAACTAGATCACTTGTCAATTGCTTGGGAATTCCTGTACAGCCATTTTGACCTTAATTTCGGACGATTGGATTCTAAATTTTCCTCTTTACTTACAGATGAGTAATCAAAAGCAATGATCAACTGTTAAGTAATGATGTATTGAGATCACTTGTTGAGAGGATTGCCATCCCCATGTTTTCCCAATTTTTCAGTTACAGTCGGGAAATGTTTGTATAGTTGTTCCATCTTTACCTGTCCATTTggtatttataaattttagaaCTGATCACTGGTGACGCAATATTTTCTAACACTTGAAGCATACAGCCCAGTGCATAATAAACACATTTGAACGTTGTCAGGTCAGGTGAAAGTACGCAGGAACTTGTAAGATCTCCTATTTCTAACCGCTGTAAGCACAAGTATCAGTGATCCCCTCATTGTGGGAGGGATCACGGTTGACACCCATTTTGGAAATGGAGTGGGGAAGCCGGCGCCCCACTCCAAACTCAAAATCGAGATCCAGTGGTGGAGAAGTTAACCCGATCTCGCTCTCTTAACCCCGGGACGTCAACGCAACCGGTTGAAGGAAGATACTCCCGcaaggccctggaggactggCAGCCCAAAACGAGACGATCGTCGAATCCCGTCATCACCAGAAACCTCCGGTCCCGGGGAGAGAGCCACCGAGGGACTGACCATACCGACGATTAATACGATAAGTCGAATCCAATACAAAAATAgcttaatttttaacatattttgtGACGTCTCGtcaaagttgataaaaatcgaccGCCACTTCTTTATAATTTGTTTTGAGATGATACGAATGGATggaatgtgtgtgtatgtgtgcatgtgtggtatttattgttaatccATGACAAATTTCCAAAGTCAAATTCTACAAATTGGTATGATCACTTTTTATATGATACGAATAGATGaatgtgtgtgcgtatgtgtgGCAGTTATGGTTAataaatagaaagaaagaaaaataaagtctTACAAATGGCGCCCAACAAAGAGGCCTGAattccatattttttacagaatgaCGGTTAACGACTATtcagaaaattgaatcaataatttattttatcgtataTTGAGAATCGGTGAAGGTTATGTGGTTTGAATGAGTTATATTTGACGAGTGACGATAAACTtgcgaaatttattgaaattgtcACAACTGACTAGTAGAATTCTCTAGGAAATATTTTAGTTAATGGGAGATAAAAACGAGCAAACGTACGTTACGAAATCGGGTCGTCCTGtaaaacagaaatttgaaagtttaaattttacaGTAAATAAAAAGATGGTGCTCACTCGAGAGGACGAACGTGAGAAAGAGAGCAATACGTCGCGAGCGAGTCAAATAGAGGCGGAGTGGCAGAGATTAAACCAAGAGAGAATAAGACTGGAACAACTAAAAGCGAGTCTCGAAGCCCAGGAAAAACGATTACAACCATCGACACGTGttgtaaatgaaaatgcaGACCTGGAAAATGCACGGAACATCACGGAGGGCCTCACCGCGATTGTGAGTAACGTGAATGGTATTAAATTTGACATATCAATTCCAAAATTTAGCAATGAGGTTGAAACTCATCCCATTAAATTCGTGGAGGaggtggaaaagttttttaagATTAAGAATGTCccggaagagaaaaaattaatagtcATCGAGCACGCTCTCGAAGGGAAGGCGAATTCATGGTTTAAATTAAGAggaaatatagaaaattttcaacaattcaaaaatcagtttgtagaggaattttattcaataccCATTCGCGTTCGATATAAAAagaattggtcagaaaagCGATGTGAGAGTGGCGTAAAGTCACTGCAAGCTTATTTTTATGAGCAACTGGCCGAAGCTCGTTATTTTATACCCACACTCTCGGaattcgaaattaattacaatattattcagCAATATTCTCCGTGGGTAAAAGAAACTCTTTCAACACTAAACTTTGCGGATACAGATCTAATCGTACAAACATTGGGCAACCTTGACGTTATTAGACTAGAGCgcgagaaacaaaataaaaaatcaggcAACAGTTATTATCCCAGAAATAACGAGGTCAAAGTAAATAGCCTGAGTTCAAATCATCACGCTAACGGGTTACCAGAGAGGACAACAAGGCAAGAAAGGCTTAATCGTCGAGGCCGTAAACAAACAAGTTATCAGAACAATACGGGGAGATTAGGCCAGCAATATCATAGCGGACACAGGTTCGCGATGCCCGACACTCGCTTTCCCCCACCGTCACAATATGTAAATAATCAACCTTGGGAAACTGctaattcaaataattcaaatcatTTAAACTGAACATGGGCGCGTTGTATTCCGGTCCGACATCGTGCCAACAACATTATGATTTTATAGAAGAATTAGATGATGGAATTGAGAAAGGAATAGAACATGCATGTAGAAAGGGAACTCGTATCGCCAAAAGCCCACATGCCCGTacgaaaatattagaaatggATGTGATTGTAATGTTTGATACAGGGAGCCAAATTTCCGCGATTTCCGAACGGTTGTACAATcggttaataaaaaaacataaagTTGAAGAATTGCCTGTTTCAAATATTGTAGTGTCCACGGCGATTCGGAAAAAGGCAACAGTCATAAAGCGACAAATTTTCGTTCCAATAAAAATAGAGAATATAGTAATTGGAACGCTGCTTTTGGTAATCCCCTTTTTGACCTCAGACGTTATACTCGGTCATGATTGGATGTCGCAGAACGAAACCGTTATCAATTACAGAACGATAGAAATCGAGGTTCAAGGAATTTGCTTGTCGGAATCAACTGCGATATTTGATAGGGGGGCGCCAGAGGCCTTAGTGTGTTCgcgagaaaaggaaagaacgcatatttatataattagcGTCGAAGAATCGagttataatgaaaattctttaacGATTAAAAGTGCCCAAGCAAATAATCCAGAAAAAAGGTACGAACGCAGCGTCGTTCCCGTGAACATCCCCGATGCTTCTGTCACTCCCCTCTCATTCGCGTGTAAACTTTTATCGCTAGGGGATAGTGATAGGCGGAATCTCGCGAATCTTTTACAGAGATATAGCTTATTATTTTCGGACAAACCGGGTTGTGCTCGTGGGTATGAGCATGAAATTCGATTGAACTGCGAGAACCCGAAAATTCGCTTCACGTATCCAATTCCTCATCAATTACGTCCTGCGGTAGCTCAAGAAATCGaacaaatgttgaaaaataatgtgatTGAAAGGACCGTTAGTAAATTTTGTAATCCGCTTAGAAtagtaagaaaagaaaatggcTCCGTAAGATTGTGTCTAGACGCGAGACATTTGAACCAAGTCATTGACGATGATCAAGAGTCTCCACCTCTTGTGTCAGATTTACTCCAAAGGTTTCATGGAGCCAAATATTTCTCGAAAATTGATTTAACACACGGGTATTGGCAAGTACCCTTGCGCAAAGAATCTCGCCCGTACactgcatttttatttgagTCAAATTTGTACCAATTTCGTCGTATTCCTTTCGGCTTGAAGACCGCGGGTAGCGGCTTTATTAGGTCATTAAGTTTCGCCATAGGGAAGGATTTGGACAAATTTATCTCGTGCTATATAGATGACATATTAATCGGAACAAAAAATACAGAGGAACATATTTATGtattggaagaaatttttcgacgtctcttgcaattcaattttaccttaaaaatatcaaaatgttTGTTCTTTCAAGAGTCGATTCCCTTCTTAGGGTTTATGCTATCTGAGCGTGGAGTTGTGCCTGACCCATCGCGCTTGTCAGTTATTATTCAGTTCTCGGAGCCGAACGATAAGCGTCAATTGCAACAGTTCTTAGGCGTATGCAACTATTATCGACAATTTAATCCTCGCCATAGCGAATCCTTGGCCCCGTTGAGGGAACTGTTGAGAAAGGATGCAGTTTGGGAATGGACTCCCGTACACGCGAGAGCGTTCGCGAATTTGAAACAAGATTTCGTAAAATGTATTTCTTTGAAACATATCATTCCTAATGCGCCTTATCGAGTGCAGACCGATGCGAGCGATCGAGGAATAAGCGGTATTCTTTATCAAATGACGGAGACGGGAGACCATAACGTTGTGGGCGTGGTTTCGCGTTGCTTAACCAAATGCGAGGTGAACTACACTACAACAGAGAAGGAACTCCTGGCCATCGTctattcggtgaaaaaattccgtgTTTATCTCGTAGGAACGCATTTTGAAATAATCACCGATCATAAATGTTTAACTTTcttgaattcaatttctttcggTAATTCTCGCATAGCTCGGTGGTGTCTCTTTCTTCAGCAGTTCTCCTTTTCTGTTTCTCATTGTCGCGGCGCAGATAATTTAGTTGCCGATTTTTTTAGCCGAAACCCGGATAATCGTTTTCACGAGGATGATGAACGGCGGTTAATGGTTGCAACGCTGTCTCAAAATCTATTGCCAGAGAAGAGCAAAGAGCTCCCATCGTTAATTACAGTCGCCATGCTTGATTACGATGCGAGCCTCCTTCGTATCTTTAAGAAAATGGGCGAATGGCAGGTCCAGGACCAAGCCCTTGCAAAGATTATTGAGAATTGTTCTTCAACCAATCCtccgaatgattttttcatgcaTAATCAGGTTCTTTTTCATCGTGAAAAGGCTTCGTTGTCATGGAAAGTCGTGATTCCCAAAGAGGTGCAACGTCCCCTTATCGAAGAAATTCATGTTAAATTAGGACATCCTGGAGTTTTTAAGACGGTATCATATCTAAAGCAATTTTACTACTGGAAAAAGATGGGCGTTCAGGTAAAGAAATTTGTTCTTGAATGCGATATTTGTCAGCGTGTAAAATACCTAACTTTTTCCATGGAAGGAGCGCATAAACCCGTAATCTCGAAGGGTGTGCTCGATTTGATTAGCGTGGATCTTTATGGCCCCCTTCCAATTGGACGAGGGggtttacaatatatttttgtggCTCTTGACGTTTTCTCCAAATATGTCCGACTTTACCCCATCCGAAAGGCAACTGCGAGAGCCTGTGTTAACAAGATTCTCAAGGACTTCGTCCCAAGTCTCGGTACTCCAAAACGCATTTTAGCAGATCATGGGACACAATTTACGTCGGAAATTTGGCGGAGAGAACTTGAACAAGCAGGAATTCAAACTTTATATAGTTCGATACGTCATCCCCAGTCTAACCCCACTGAGAGAGTGATGAGGGAGTTAGGCAGGTTATTTCGCACTTGGTGCTCGGACCGGCA from Neodiprion virginianus isolate iyNeoVirg1 chromosome 3, iyNeoVirg1.1, whole genome shotgun sequence encodes the following:
- the LOC124301122 gene encoding fatty acyl-CoA reductase wat-like isoform X1, translating into MSEIRQFYAGRNIFITGGTGFLGKALVEKLLRSCEEIGTVYLLIRGKKGKTTQERMDSLLLEPVFDVLRTSSPDFSKKLVPVAGDVASEGLGLSAEDRERIVDEVSVIFHAAATVRFTERLDKAIPLNVNGVKYVLDIAKACKNLAVGVHLSTAFSNCVLSSIDEKLYVPPLSYREANDLCESLKNTEMSEGDMESFTKSVLKGWPNTYTFTKAIGEGVVAEFAGELPFAVFRPSIVINSYEEPMPGWISGIAGFPAITCASGLGLNHIGFYDSDAKMDLVPVDYVCNALISSAWETAVTKKRHHENIPVYNYVGGNEKPITCGQCIGDCMRYHHENPSVQLIYYPFMVITTSRFVLSLLQFFLHTVPAFVIDGVARLLGKQPRIVHYFRMQKLATMLGNAWITIGYFLTKEWDFETHRVRSLWQRIGPTDKKEFPFSMQEVDWEKYCIRIVGGLKKYVANDPPGNEDKAKRRYIYFYIVHSMVRLALYSFALWLVWKIFW